One window of Streptomyces sp. NBC_00273 genomic DNA carries:
- a CDS encoding heavy-metal-associated domain-containing protein, translating to MTAETDTQTTTVYRVTGMTCGHCEGAVTTEISALPGVSTVKAVAATGEVTVVSAAPLADEDVRAAVDEAGYEFAGQV from the coding sequence ATGACCGCCGAGACGGACACCCAGACCACCACCGTCTACCGGGTGACCGGCATGACCTGCGGACACTGCGAGGGCGCGGTGACCACCGAGATCTCCGCCCTGCCGGGCGTCAGCACGGTCAAGGCCGTCGCCGCGACCGGTGAGGTCACCGTGGTCTCCGCCGCCCCGCTCGCGGACGAGGACGTCCGCGCCGCCGTGGACGAGGCCGGCTACGAATTCGCCGGACAGGTCTGA
- a CDS encoding heavy metal translocating P-type ATPase, which translates to MSSSTVHDGPITAVELSIGGMTCASCAARIEKKLNRMDGVEATVNYATEKARVSYTGDVQVADLIATVVKTGYTAEEPPPPPAPEPAAATEGALPGAPGATEVPDPALAALRQRLLVSVALALPVVLLAMVPALQFDNWQWLSLTLAAPVVVWGGYPFHKAAWTNARHGAATMDTLVSVGTLAAFTWSLWALFFGHAGMPGMRHGFDFSISRTDGSSAIYLEVAAGVVSFILLGRYLEARSKRKAGAALKALLELGAKDVVVLRAGQEVRIPVGALAVGDRFVVRPGEKIATDGTVVEGSSAVDASMLTGESVPVDVAVGDSVTGATVNTSGRLVVEATRIGADTQLARMAKMVEDAQNGKAEVQRLADQISGIFVPVVLVLAIGTWITWLLITDDPTAAFTAAVAVLIIACPCALGLATPTALMVGTGRGAQLGILIKGPEVLESTRRVDTVVLDKTGTVTTGRMTLDGVFTAAGVDERELLRLAGSLEHASEHPIARAVAAGAAERAGSLPVPESFENVAGLGVQGVVDGHAVLVGREQLLADWSIELPAGLAGAKAAAEAAGSTAVLVAWDGAARGVLTVADAVKETSAEAVSRLRALGLTPVLLTGDNKAVAATVAREVGIDEVIAEVLPQDKVDVVRRLQAQGRTVAMVGDGVNDAAALAQADLGLAMGTGTDAAIEAGDLTLVRGDLRVAADAIRLSRRTLATIKGNLFWAFGYNVAALPLAAAGLLNPMIAGAAMAFSSVFVVTNSLRLRSFR; encoded by the coding sequence ATGAGCAGCAGCACAGTGCACGACGGACCGATAACGGCGGTCGAACTCTCGATCGGCGGGATGACCTGCGCCTCCTGCGCCGCCCGCATCGAGAAGAAGCTCAACCGGATGGACGGCGTCGAGGCCACGGTGAACTACGCCACCGAGAAGGCCCGCGTCTCCTACACCGGTGACGTGCAGGTCGCCGATCTGATCGCGACCGTCGTCAAGACCGGCTACACCGCCGAGGAGCCCCCGCCGCCGCCCGCCCCGGAACCCGCCGCCGCCACCGAAGGGGCTCTGCCCGGGGCTCCCGGGGCGACCGAGGTCCCCGACCCGGCTCTCGCCGCACTGCGGCAGCGCCTGCTGGTCTCCGTCGCGCTCGCCCTGCCCGTCGTCCTGCTCGCGATGGTCCCCGCCCTCCAGTTCGACAACTGGCAGTGGCTCTCGCTGACCCTGGCGGCCCCCGTCGTCGTCTGGGGCGGGTACCCCTTCCACAAGGCCGCCTGGACCAACGCCCGGCACGGCGCCGCCACCATGGACACCCTCGTCTCGGTCGGCACGCTGGCCGCCTTCACGTGGTCGCTGTGGGCCCTGTTCTTCGGCCACGCCGGCATGCCGGGCATGCGGCACGGATTCGACTTCTCGATCTCCCGCACCGACGGCTCCTCCGCCATCTACCTGGAGGTCGCGGCCGGCGTCGTCTCCTTCATCCTCCTGGGCCGCTACCTGGAGGCCCGCTCCAAGCGGAAGGCGGGCGCGGCCCTCAAGGCCCTGCTGGAGCTGGGCGCCAAGGACGTCGTCGTCCTGCGCGCGGGCCAGGAGGTCCGGATCCCGGTGGGCGCGCTCGCGGTCGGCGACCGGTTCGTCGTCCGCCCCGGCGAGAAGATCGCCACCGACGGCACCGTCGTCGAGGGCAGCTCCGCCGTGGACGCCTCCATGCTGACCGGCGAGTCCGTCCCGGTCGACGTCGCCGTGGGCGACTCCGTCACCGGAGCCACCGTGAACACCTCCGGACGCCTCGTCGTCGAGGCCACCCGGATCGGCGCCGACACCCAACTCGCCCGGATGGCGAAGATGGTGGAGGACGCGCAGAACGGCAAGGCCGAGGTGCAGCGCCTCGCCGACCAGATCTCCGGGATCTTCGTCCCCGTCGTCCTGGTGCTCGCCATCGGCACCTGGATCACCTGGCTGCTGATCACCGACGACCCCACCGCCGCCTTCACCGCCGCCGTGGCCGTCCTGATCATCGCCTGCCCGTGCGCCCTGGGCCTGGCCACCCCGACCGCGCTGATGGTCGGCACCGGACGGGGCGCGCAGCTCGGCATCCTGATCAAGGGCCCCGAGGTCTTGGAGTCCACCCGCCGCGTGGACACCGTCGTCCTGGACAAGACCGGCACCGTCACCACCGGCCGGATGACCCTCGACGGCGTCTTCACCGCCGCCGGCGTCGACGAGCGCGAACTCCTGCGCCTCGCCGGGTCCCTGGAGCACGCCTCGGAGCACCCGATCGCCCGTGCCGTCGCCGCCGGGGCGGCGGAGCGGGCCGGCTCCCTGCCCGTTCCGGAGTCCTTCGAGAACGTCGCGGGGCTCGGCGTCCAGGGCGTGGTCGACGGACACGCCGTCCTGGTGGGCCGCGAGCAGCTGCTGGCCGACTGGTCGATCGAGCTGCCGGCCGGACTGGCCGGGGCCAAGGCGGCCGCCGAGGCCGCGGGCAGCACCGCCGTCCTGGTGGCCTGGGACGGCGCGGCGCGCGGGGTCCTGACCGTGGCGGACGCGGTCAAGGAGACCAGCGCCGAGGCGGTCTCCCGGCTGCGGGCGCTGGGCCTCACCCCGGTCCTGCTGACGGGAGACAACAAGGCCGTCGCCGCGACGGTGGCCCGCGAGGTGGGCATCGACGAGGTGATCGCCGAGGTCCTCCCGCAGGACAAGGTGGACGTCGTACGTCGCCTGCAGGCGCAGGGCCGTACGGTCGCCATGGTCGGCGACGGGGTCAACGACGCGGCCGCACTGGCCCAGGCGGACCTGGGGCTGGCCATGGGCACCGGCACGGACGCGGCCATCGAGGCGGGAGACCTGACCCTCGTACGGGGTGACCTGCGGGTCGCGGCGGACGCGATCCGGCTCTCGCGCCGGACCTTGGCCACGATCAAGGGCAACCTGTTCTGGGCCTTCGGGTACAACGTGGCGGCCCTGCCCCTGGCGGCCGCCGGCCTGCTCAATCCGATGATCGCGGGGGCCGCCATGGCCTTCTCCTCGGTCTTCGTGGTGACCAACAGCCTCCGGTTGCGGTCCTTCCGCTAG